In Polynucleobacter arcticus, the following proteins share a genomic window:
- a CDS encoding autotransporter outer membrane beta-barrel domain-containing protein translates to MKNVLKSLQENRELKVLKSGIVSTAFFGLVLSASNVFAQPVAPTTNTPYMGSGTSIGANGQQGNKMNGTSCQAGNGFYGSTGSPNPLDVYQGNLASSGYGTGVYALATGGRGGDGGANTDANCYGYHAANGVLGGTAAPVNAWFVNGAVSSTTLSSTGIYAVSGGGNGGDGGRNNQNGDAGVGGDGASGGAVYVSNTTSFVAGNTAGSYGIFAQSYGGNGGRGGNTTGVIAPGAGGGGGYGGVGGTVTVANSGNIQSALSIPIFAQSMGGTGGGGGDSAGGIFGGGGGGNGGNGASADSISVSNQGTLTSAMVGGFGINAQSVGGSGGSAGASAGLISLGANGGQAATGGSITLSNLGDITLTGASSMGLYAQSIGGGGGSGGMAQGIVAIGGTGGGGGDGAAVSVNNTGRINTGYGLSNTASTNGGAFGILAQSVGGGGGVGGMGISSFLSVVSFTVAVGGSGGSGGSGSEIVVANSNSITTTEPNSAGILAQSIGSGGGSGGGAMSTSGAAIISFGASAGSQGGTGGSGGPVGVNCTSSTNVSYVLPCYNTPTQSGGASATGGTIYFTAGSPAPGALITTSGVGSPGILAQSLGGGGGNGGYAIQIASGGEASLSTAFGGSGGNGGGGGNVYAATAGVNISTSGSDSPGLIANSTGGGGGVGGVAVSGSYSGSYSASLSIGGTGGSGGDSDRVTVENQSNSGVWDHSSITTTGARSHGILAQTIGGGGGSGGASIALSGGGVASLALSVGGSGGGGSVGGPVTLTNEGPITTSGSAASALIAQSIGGGGGNGGFDISGSAGMEFSGDVSVGGAGTSGGFAYDISLTNKGSLLTQGGGGAAILAQAIAGGGGNGGLSGAGSLSLSISADLSIGGAGAAGGTAKTVTVDNYGSITTNNTSAFVNASDSGVVAAGNNPGILAQSIGGSGGHGGYSVGAIVGANGALGFNLAGSGGRGGGAGDVTVTNASLGAISTTGPLSSAIIAQSIGGNGGNGGLAAGGSVTGDFSFTSSVGGSGGGGGASGVINITNSVALAVNGAMSSAILAQSIGGSGGNGGMAVAGSLLVNSEEDDGSAALAVSVGGSGGGGATANVVTVTNSAGITANGDQSGGIVAQSIGGSGGAGGNAIAGAVSLTASEDPIAATVTLSGSGGSAGYANTTTVNVNNPASGNYMISTNGLLATGILAQSIGGGGGNAGSSFSGTASESVNATANIGSDGRAGGAAGAVNVSTGSGVTISTTGDQSSGIVAQSIGGSGGNGGIAVGPSIADSKSVAVSVGGYGSSSGSANTVNVNNSAIIVTKGMLSLGIIAQSIGGSGGNGGSTYAGSMAEDGSAELSLGGGSGSGGTANTVTVNNYNAITTAQSQSTGILAQSIGGVGGNGGISEGLGHSKGSTISVGIGGAGGDGGRSGAVSLYNSGIISVAGNQSLGLVAQSIGGSGGNGGTAVNEGASVWGGAVAINVGATGGAGGTASGVEINTLQNITTNGLNGIGILGQSIGGAGGNGSNSISFAVGGQEWTGNESTFDLTVGGSGAYNGTSQGVTITQTGNISTANPNSSTTGVTNDQAAGIVAQSIGGNGGNGGNAISNAIASQGSISLSIGGQGAYGANSNGVVNVYSNQNQSTGSITTDGMSAPAILAQSIGGGGGNGGLTQSNTTSNNYGVGFSLGGWGGNGGNANQVNVYSGGTLTTTGQQSTAIIAQSIGGGGGNGGVATTQVSTSPGSNTNGLTSVVGAQINGLTGVGSQAATYLATNLVQTNTSSSSSSNSTPQPTTSDTAPDSGVSTSMAVGGFGGNSGTGNAVTVASSSIINTSGAQANGITAQSIGGGGGIGGSSTSGADGGKYSAALSVGGFGGAGGTASTVAVTNSGSIMTAGDLASGIFAQSVGGGGGSGSSSSTSSTSNAGGAAAVSLVLGGWGGTGGSSGTAGVADVGVGVTNTDTIVTQGINSNGIFAQSVGGGGGNGGSSSTSSTVAAAPTSSGSSSAGAGGSSTPTTSNTANSSVAGNSASGQNSSQAGSDNGTAVGLTVGGYGVSGGFANNVSVTNSGVIQTGYASTAALSSQRLALGLSDNSAAIFAQSVGGGGGSGGSATSNADGSKTSVSLALGGNAGTSGDAGTVTVNNTGNLQTYGNNSSSIFAQSVGGGGGNSVSSASTSGTGGSNAVAFGLGGSDANAGFGNAVTVNSSQAGSLITTYGALSHGIFAQSVGGGGGNASAVNNSAIATTSSISDNGTSNSSTAGAGGASSQANSGVSIAASLGGSGGSGGDAGVASVTNASQITTSGIGSYGIFAQSVGGGGGNSGSSTTQSNGGAYSAAFALGMGGGGAGSGNQVTISSSNSVSTAGDNAFGIFAQSVGGGGGNAGSTSSTSSTNSGSTSVSIFLGGEGGASGNGNTVTVSVTGASTVLQTSGKNAIAILAQSVGGGGGSASSVIQASSVESRSATFSLGGGGAGGTSGNGGTTNLTNAAQVITSGDNAVGIFGQSVGGGGGIGSVAQTTTNSTHLTANFSLGGGNQSGSTANGVSGNGGAVSITNTNSVSTSGSNSIGIFGQSIGGGGGYVVATSSGGSINLNQSSLGGNNGAVGNGGAVNITQSGGGVTTSGSGSVGIVAQSVGGGGGYVSIVSKNANASINNEDNLAIGAVPSGSSNGNGGAVTVTNNSSIATRGLNAVGILAQSVGGGGGVFVTSGQLSFGYDVSPTYNAGKGYGGAVTVNVNAPISTSGKNAFGVLAESVGGGGGTDMENGSVGHGGGTGTGDGGVVKVNVNASITVSGTGAKAVYASTVNGTADPFITIAPGSVVSASGGGTAIAINGANNQLVNYGSILVGDALADKAVEILSPGVNDFQNHGTIAGRITNPTAANVSFINHERARFTSVGGLGFMGGNTFTNKGYFISHSGSENTASIQRFVGTFNQTSTGILGINLDHNAGLSDLVMLEESGTFNLAGKAQANFLNAGLIKPGTTAQTETIRANSAFSTLAIDDAFTIDSTAIMDISLIKSPTNLQLVSTANFTPAGLSSFASQVGNAIGLNQTAGSNGFFQAATAQLVTLPTVGDLEQGYNQLAGSAIQAMPQANYQAVTRAVGTVSDRMNSWRVGDSFIATTKNPRAMMTGLGLANTPVAPQIATGTLPADGENLPSIQGNPRDARTWITPFGGTSNSNNLAYQVYGGSIGIEAESNDGKFIGGAALTVSQSNYTYSSASTPATPGSATNYGASFYFGARHESAYLSAIGYLGGSSGSFNRQLQALNFNTSSGVNVHSNILSARVEAGYNLLPNPEGKRTLQVTPFVAIAPTQIRQNGANEYFSGLGSGFYYGSNINTAVPVSLGTEISGDMQLSNKEVLRPFLRVSWVHDLMSPSTMAAAYNPNYGPTLYSNGTPSMGNMVVIKGGAKYNLGNKISAYATLDLEQGNGAYSFRGIGGSLGAMYSW, encoded by the coding sequence ATGAAAAATGTATTGAAATCCTTACAAGAAAATCGGGAGTTAAAGGTATTGAAATCAGGCATTGTTTCTACTGCCTTTTTTGGTTTAGTACTGAGCGCTTCGAATGTGTTTGCGCAACCGGTGGCACCAACTACCAATACGCCGTACATGGGTTCTGGAACCTCGATTGGGGCTAATGGGCAACAGGGCAACAAGATGAATGGTACTAGTTGCCAAGCCGGTAATGGCTTTTATGGTTCTACCGGATCACCAAACCCGCTCGACGTGTATCAAGGTAATTTGGCCTCTAGTGGTTACGGTACTGGAGTTTATGCTTTGGCCACAGGTGGTCGGGGTGGAGATGGCGGTGCCAATACGGATGCAAATTGTTACGGATACCACGCTGCAAACGGCGTTCTTGGTGGTACTGCTGCCCCGGTTAACGCTTGGTTTGTCAACGGCGCTGTTTCATCTACAACTCTCTCTTCTACTGGAATTTATGCAGTTTCTGGCGGAGGCAATGGCGGAGATGGTGGCAGAAATAATCAGAATGGTGATGCGGGTGTCGGGGGTGATGGCGCATCTGGCGGTGCAGTGTATGTATCAAATACCACTTCATTCGTAGCGGGAAATACGGCTGGCAGTTACGGAATTTTTGCCCAGAGTTATGGGGGCAATGGCGGTCGAGGTGGTAACACTACCGGTGTCATTGCACCTGGCGCTGGTGGCGGAGGCGGTTATGGAGGCGTGGGTGGCACTGTGACGGTTGCTAACTCTGGAAACATTCAATCCGCTTTATCAATTCCCATTTTTGCTCAAAGTATGGGTGGCACAGGCGGCGGCGGCGGCGATTCTGCAGGCGGTATTTTTGGTGGAGGCGGTGGCGGTAACGGTGGAAATGGCGCCTCCGCCGACTCGATTTCTGTTAGCAATCAGGGAACTCTAACAAGCGCAATGGTCGGCGGCTTCGGCATTAATGCCCAATCGGTAGGTGGGTCTGGGGGCTCTGCTGGAGCTTCAGCAGGATTGATTTCTTTAGGAGCAAATGGTGGACAGGCAGCCACAGGTGGGTCGATCACACTCTCAAATTTAGGTGACATCACTTTAACCGGCGCATCATCTATGGGGCTTTATGCGCAAAGTATTGGTGGCGGCGGTGGCAGTGGAGGCATGGCTCAAGGCATTGTTGCCATCGGCGGTACTGGTGGCGGTGGTGGCGATGGCGCAGCAGTGTCTGTCAATAACACCGGCAGGATTAATACGGGTTACGGCTTATCAAATACTGCAAGCACCAATGGTGGTGCATTCGGTATTCTTGCTCAATCCGTTGGAGGCGGTGGCGGTGTCGGAGGGATGGGCATCTCTAGTTTTTTATCCGTTGTTTCGTTTACTGTGGCAGTAGGCGGGTCTGGAGGTAGTGGAGGTAGCGGTAGTGAAATTGTGGTTGCTAACAGCAATAGCATCACGACGACCGAACCCAATTCTGCAGGCATCTTGGCACAATCGATTGGCAGTGGCGGCGGTTCTGGCGGCGGCGCAATGTCGACATCGGGCGCAGCTATCATTAGTTTTGGAGCCAGTGCGGGTAGTCAGGGTGGCACGGGTGGTAGCGGCGGCCCGGTTGGGGTTAACTGCACATCTTCTACTAACGTATCGTATGTACTCCCTTGCTACAACACGCCAACGCAATCAGGGGGCGCTTCAGCGACTGGCGGTACTATTTATTTCACTGCGGGGAGTCCAGCACCTGGCGCGCTGATTACTACCTCAGGCGTAGGCTCGCCCGGCATACTTGCCCAATCTTTGGGCGGCGGCGGCGGTAACGGCGGTTATGCAATTCAAATTGCCTCCGGCGGCGAAGCATCACTGTCTACCGCTTTTGGTGGTTCAGGAGGTAATGGCGGTGGCGGTGGCAATGTTTATGCTGCAACTGCCGGCGTCAATATTTCTACTTCTGGAAGTGATTCCCCTGGTTTAATTGCCAACTCGACGGGCGGTGGCGGCGGCGTCGGTGGAGTGGCTGTTTCTGGTAGCTATAGCGGCTCCTATTCAGCATCTTTGAGTATCGGCGGTACCGGCGGCTCGGGCGGTGACAGCGACAGGGTAACGGTTGAGAATCAAAGTAATAGCGGTGTGTGGGATCACAGCTCAATTACTACCACTGGTGCAAGGTCACACGGTATCTTAGCGCAGACTATTGGTGGTGGTGGTGGTAGTGGTGGTGCCAGCATTGCGCTTTCAGGCGGTGGCGTTGCCAGTTTAGCCCTCAGTGTAGGAGGGAGTGGCGGAGGGGGAAGCGTCGGGGGTCCGGTTACCTTGACCAACGAGGGCCCCATTACTACTTCGGGTTCGGCAGCGAGCGCGCTGATAGCCCAATCCATTGGCGGCGGAGGCGGTAATGGGGGTTTTGACATTTCAGGTAGTGCCGGCATGGAATTTAGTGGCGACGTGAGTGTTGGTGGCGCTGGTACGAGTGGTGGATTCGCCTATGACATTTCGCTTACGAATAAAGGTAGCTTACTTACTCAGGGCGGCGGTGGCGCTGCAATTCTGGCGCAAGCGATTGCCGGAGGTGGCGGTAATGGTGGGCTTAGTGGCGCAGGCAGTCTCAGTCTTAGCATCTCAGCAGATCTGTCTATTGGTGGCGCTGGAGCTGCGGGCGGTACTGCTAAAACGGTGACTGTGGACAATTATGGATCAATCACAACAAATAACACCAGCGCATTTGTCAATGCCAGTGATTCGGGAGTGGTTGCAGCAGGTAACAATCCTGGCATATTGGCTCAGTCAATCGGCGGTAGCGGTGGCCACGGTGGCTATTCTGTTGGCGCAATCGTTGGTGCTAATGGGGCTCTTGGATTTAACCTTGCTGGTTCGGGTGGGCGCGGCGGTGGTGCTGGTGATGTCACGGTAACGAACGCAAGTTTAGGTGCTATTAGTACCACAGGCCCCTTATCCTCAGCCATTATTGCTCAGAGCATTGGTGGTAATGGTGGTAATGGCGGCTTAGCGGCTGGCGGTTCTGTTACCGGCGACTTTAGTTTTACCAGCAGCGTGGGTGGAAGCGGTGGAGGTGGTGGCGCGTCAGGTGTAATCAATATCACGAATAGCGTAGCACTGGCTGTCAATGGCGCTATGTCATCAGCAATTCTTGCGCAAAGTATTGGCGGCTCAGGTGGTAACGGCGGTATGGCTGTCGCAGGATCACTTTTAGTCAATTCAGAGGAGGATGACGGTTCAGCCGCATTAGCTGTCAGTGTTGGGGGTAGTGGCGGGGGTGGTGCTACTGCTAATGTAGTAACAGTCACAAACTCGGCAGGTATTACTGCAAATGGTGATCAGTCCGGCGGTATTGTTGCCCAATCCATTGGTGGGTCTGGTGGTGCAGGCGGCAATGCCATCGCAGGAGCTGTGTCTTTAACTGCTTCCGAAGATCCAATAGCAGCAACGGTTACCTTATCTGGAAGCGGTGGCAGTGCTGGTTACGCTAATACAACTACTGTCAATGTCAATAACCCAGCTTCTGGAAACTACATGATTAGTACGAACGGGCTATTGGCCACTGGCATTTTGGCTCAATCGATTGGCGGTGGCGGTGGTAATGCAGGCTCTAGTTTCTCGGGCACTGCTTCAGAGAGTGTAAATGCAACCGCGAACATAGGCAGTGACGGTCGTGCTGGTGGTGCCGCAGGGGCTGTTAACGTCAGCACAGGTTCTGGTGTCACTATTTCCACAACTGGAGATCAATCTTCCGGTATTGTCGCCCAATCCATTGGTGGTAGTGGCGGTAATGGTGGTATTGCTGTTGGTCCCTCTATTGCAGACTCGAAATCTGTTGCGGTGAGTGTCGGTGGTTATGGTTCAAGTAGTGGCTCAGCCAACACAGTGAATGTGAACAATAGCGCCATCATCGTTACCAAAGGAATGTTGTCACTGGGCATCATTGCCCAATCCATTGGCGGTAGTGGCGGTAACGGTGGTAGTACTTATGCTGGTTCAATGGCCGAAGATGGTAGTGCGGAGCTGTCTTTGGGCGGCGGTAGTGGATCGGGCGGCACTGCCAATACCGTCACTGTCAATAACTACAACGCTATTACGACCGCTCAATCTCAATCTACCGGTATCCTCGCGCAAAGTATTGGTGGCGTAGGCGGTAATGGCGGTATTAGTGAAGGACTGGGCCATTCTAAGGGTTCGACTATTAGCGTAGGGATTGGTGGGGCTGGCGGTGATGGTGGTAGAAGTGGTGCAGTTTCTTTATATAACAGCGGCATTATCAGTGTGGCCGGTAATCAATCCCTCGGTCTTGTAGCGCAAAGTATTGGTGGGTCGGGTGGTAATGGTGGGACAGCTGTCAATGAAGGTGCTTCTGTATGGGGCGGTGCTGTTGCGATCAACGTAGGCGCTACTGGCGGGGCTGGTGGAACTGCAAGCGGGGTGGAGATTAACACCCTTCAAAATATCACCACTAACGGCTTGAACGGTATTGGTATTTTAGGTCAGTCCATTGGTGGCGCTGGTGGTAATGGCAGCAATAGCATCAGCTTTGCTGTTGGGGGCCAGGAGTGGACTGGTAATGAAAGTACGTTCGACTTAACCGTCGGTGGATCTGGTGCTTATAACGGTACCTCTCAAGGTGTAACGATTACCCAGACCGGTAACATTAGTACGGCAAACCCAAACAGTTCAACAACTGGTGTTACCAATGATCAAGCTGCAGGTATTGTGGCGCAATCGATTGGCGGTAACGGTGGCAACGGTGGTAATGCGATATCGAATGCGATTGCCAGTCAAGGATCTATTTCCCTATCGATCGGTGGTCAAGGTGCGTATGGCGCCAACAGCAATGGTGTTGTTAACGTGTATAGCAATCAAAATCAGTCAACAGGCTCCATTACCACTGATGGTATGAGTGCACCTGCAATTTTGGCGCAATCGATTGGCGGTGGCGGTGGTAATGGCGGATTGACCCAAAGTAACACTACTAGCAACAACTATGGCGTTGGATTCTCGCTCGGTGGCTGGGGTGGCAATGGCGGTAATGCGAATCAGGTGAATGTTTACTCAGGTGGCACACTCACCACTACCGGACAACAATCGACAGCTATCATTGCCCAGTCTATTGGCGGCGGTGGTGGTAATGGTGGAGTAGCAACTACCCAAGTGAGCACCAGTCCAGGTAGCAATACGAATGGATTAACTTCCGTCGTGGGGGCACAGATTAATGGCTTAACTGGCGTTGGTAGCCAAGCAGCCACTTATCTTGCAACTAATCTGGTGCAGACGAATACCTCGAGCAGCAGCAGCTCAAATAGTACGCCTCAACCAACAACCAGTGATACAGCACCTGATAGTGGTGTTTCTACATCGATGGCCGTTGGTGGTTTTGGTGGTAACTCCGGTACGGGTAATGCAGTGACGGTTGCTAGCAGTAGCATCATTAATACGTCAGGCGCCCAAGCGAATGGTATTACTGCACAATCGATTGGTGGCGGTGGTGGTATTGGCGGCTCTAGTACGTCTGGCGCCGATGGTGGCAAATATTCAGCAGCTCTTTCAGTCGGTGGCTTTGGTGGTGCCGGAGGTACCGCTAGCACAGTAGCGGTGACGAATTCCGGTTCGATTATGACTGCTGGTGACCTCGCCAGTGGTATCTTCGCGCAATCGGTTGGTGGCGGTGGTGGCAGTGGTAGTTCAAGCTCTACCAGTTCAACAAGCAATGCGGGCGGCGCTGCTGCGGTCAGTTTGGTTTTGGGAGGCTGGGGTGGCACCGGCGGTAGTTCTGGTACTGCTGGCGTGGCTGATGTAGGTGTTGGCGTGACCAATACGGACACGATCGTGACACAAGGGATTAATTCAAATGGTATCTTTGCCCAGTCAGTAGGTGGCGGTGGTGGTAACGGGGGATCGAGCAGCACGTCTTCCACCGTTGCAGCGGCACCTACTTCTTCGGGGAGCAGTTCTGCAGGAGCAGGCGGCTCGAGTACGCCAACAACTTCCAATACAGCTAACTCATCTGTTGCTGGTAACTCTGCATCTGGCCAAAATAGTAGCCAAGCGGGATCAGACAATGGCACAGCAGTCGGCCTGACAGTTGGCGGTTATGGTGTTAGCGGCGGGTTTGCTAATAATGTTTCGGTAACGAACAGCGGCGTGATTCAGACTGGTTATGCATCTACTGCAGCACTGTCTTCGCAACGCCTCGCTCTTGGCTTATCTGATAACTCAGCGGCCATCTTCGCACAGTCTGTTGGTGGCGGCGGTGGTAGTGGTGGTTCTGCCACTAGTAACGCTGATGGTAGTAAGACCAGTGTTTCATTAGCACTCGGTGGTAACGCTGGCACCAGTGGTGATGCTGGTACGGTAACTGTCAATAACACGGGTAACTTGCAGACCTATGGCAATAACTCATCTAGCATCTTTGCTCAATCGGTCGGCGGCGGCGGCGGTAACAGCGTCTCTTCAGCGAGCACCAGTGGAACTGGTGGTAGTAATGCGGTGGCATTTGGCCTAGGAGGCTCTGATGCCAATGCGGGATTTGGAAATGCGGTGACTGTAAATAGTAGTCAAGCTGGCTCACTCATTACTACTTATGGTGCACTGTCACACGGCATTTTTGCGCAATCAGTCGGTGGTGGCGGTGGTAATGCCAGCGCTGTTAATAACTCTGCTATAGCAACGACGAGTTCAATTTCTGACAATGGCACGAGTAACTCTAGTACAGCGGGTGCGGGGGGCGCTTCATCTCAAGCCAATAGTGGCGTATCTATCGCCGCAAGTCTTGGTGGAAGTGGCGGTTCTGGTGGCGATGCCGGGGTAGCATCAGTGACGAATGCCTCACAAATTACGACTAGCGGTATTGGTAGTTACGGGATCTTTGCTCAGTCCGTAGGTGGTGGCGGCGGTAACTCTGGTTCATCGACTACTCAATCAAACGGCGGTGCTTATAGCGCAGCCTTTGCTCTAGGTATGGGCGGTGGCGGTGCTGGTAGTGGTAATCAAGTGACTATTAGCTCAAGCAATAGCGTGTCGACAGCGGGAGATAATGCCTTTGGTATTTTTGCTCAGTCCGTTGGCGGTGGTGGTGGTAATGCTGGATCTACCAGTTCAACGAGTAGCACCAATAGCGGGAGCACCTCTGTATCAATTTTCCTGGGTGGCGAGGGTGGTGCTAGCGGTAATGGCAATACTGTGACTGTCAGCGTAACTGGAGCTAGTACCGTTTTGCAAACCAGTGGTAAAAACGCCATTGCCATTTTGGCGCAATCCGTTGGCGGTGGCGGGGGTAGCGCTTCGAGTGTCATTCAAGCCTCTTCTGTGGAATCTAGAAGTGCAACATTTTCATTGGGCGGTGGTGGTGCAGGTGGTACGAGCGGCAATGGTGGCACGACCAACTTAACTAACGCAGCCCAAGTGATCACGAGTGGAGATAATGCCGTAGGCATCTTTGGTCAATCGGTTGGTGGTGGCGGTGGTATTGGCTCAGTGGCACAAACGACCACGAATAGTACGCATCTCACAGCGAATTTCAGTTTAGGTGGTGGTAATCAATCAGGCTCGACCGCTAATGGAGTTAGTGGTAATGGCGGCGCTGTGAGTATTACGAATACCAATTCTGTATCAACTAGCGGCAGTAATTCCATTGGCATCTTTGGACAATCCATCGGTGGCGGCGGTGGTTATGTGGTGGCAACTTCGTCAGGCGGATCGATCAACCTCAATCAAAGTTCATTGGGTGGCAACAATGGTGCTGTAGGTAATGGTGGGGCAGTGAATATCACCCAAAGTGGCGGCGGTGTCACCACATCAGGAAGTGGTTCAGTTGGTATCGTTGCCCAGTCAGTAGGTGGTGGTGGTGGTTACGTATCGATTGTGAGTAAAAATGCTAATGCCAGTATCAATAATGAGGACAATCTCGCTATTGGTGCTGTACCCAGTGGCTCTAGTAATGGTAATGGCGGCGCGGTTACCGTGACTAATAATTCGAGCATTGCTACAAGGGGTCTTAATGCAGTCGGTATTTTGGCGCAGTCAGTAGGTGGTGGTGGTGGTGTCTTTGTGACCTCAGGACAATTGAGCTTTGGTTATGACGTCAGTCCTACTTATAACGCCGGTAAGGGTTATGGTGGAGCAGTTACTGTCAACGTCAATGCGCCAATCTCCACCTCTGGTAAGAACGCCTTCGGCGTTCTTGCCGAATCGGTTGGCGGCGGCGGTGGAACTGACATGGAAAACGGTAGTGTGGGACACGGCGGCGGAACAGGCACCGGTGATGGCGGTGTTGTGAAGGTGAACGTCAATGCCTCTATTACGGTTTCAGGAACAGGAGCAAAGGCTGTTTACGCTAGTACAGTAAACGGTACTGCCGATCCATTCATCACGATTGCCCCTGGTAGTGTTGTATCTGCCTCTGGCGGCGGAACAGCGATTGCAATCAATGGTGCGAACAATCAGTTGGTGAACTATGGCAGCATTTTGGTAGGTGATGCGTTAGCAGATAAAGCTGTGGAAATTCTTAGCCCAGGGGTCAATGATTTCCAAAACCATGGCACGATTGCCGGTAGGATCACCAATCCGACCGCTGCCAATGTCAGTTTTATCAATCATGAGCGTGCACGGTTTACATCAGTTGGTGGTTTAGGTTTCATGGGCGGTAATACCTTTACCAATAAGGGCTATTTCATTAGCCATTCGGGCTCGGAAAATACGGCTTCTATTCAAAGATTTGTTGGCACCTTTAATCAGACGAGTACTGGCATTTTGGGTATTAATCTCGATCACAATGCCGGCCTGTCTGACCTTGTGATGTTAGAAGAATCTGGCACTTTCAATTTAGCAGGTAAGGCACAAGCGAATTTCCTCAATGCGGGTTTGATTAAACCGGGTACTACGGCGCAAACAGAGACCATAAGGGCTAATAGTGCGTTTTCCACACTGGCAATAGATGATGCGTTTACGATTGATAGCACTGCCATTATGGATATAAGTCTTATCAAATCTCCCACTAATTTACAACTAGTTTCTACTGCCAACTTTACTCCTGCCGGTTTATCTTCATTCGCATCTCAAGTGGGAAATGCGATTGGCTTAAATCAAACTGCTGGTAGCAATGGATTTTTCCAAGCAGCTACCGCGCAGTTGGTCACTCTGCCTACAGTAGGTGATTTAGAGCAGGGCTATAACCAACTTGCTGGCTCTGCCATACAGGCAATGCCGCAAGCAAACTATCAGGCAGTGACACGCGCGGTAGGCACTGTATCGGATCGTATGAACTCATGGCGAGTCGGCGATAGCTTTATTGCAACCACTAAAAACCCTAGAGCAATGATGACAGGGTTAGGCTTAGCTAATACTCCAGTAGCGCCACAAATAGCTACCGGTACTTTACCGGCAGATGGTGAGAATCTGCCAAGTATCCAAGGTAATCCGCGTGATGCCAGAACTTGGATCACACCTTTTGGTGGCACTAGCAATAGTAATAACTTAGCCTATCAGGTCTATGGTGGATCTATCGGTATTGAAGCGGAGTCAAATGATGGCAAGTTCATTGGCGGAGCAGCGCTGACAGTATCGCAATCCAACTATACGTACAGCAGCGCAAGCACACCAGCGACTCCAGGATCAGCGACCAACTATGGCGCATCGTTTTATTTTGGTGCGCGTCATGAGTCTGCTTATCTGTCGGCTATTGGTTATCTTGGGGGTAGTAGCGGCAGCTTTAACCGTCAGTTGCAAGCCTTGAACTTCAATACCTCCTCAGGTGTGAACGTGCATAGTAATATTTTGAGCGCGCGTGTTGAGGCTGGTTACAACTTACTACCCAATCCAGAAGGAAAGCGCACCCTACAAGTCACCCCATTTGTCGCTATTGCCCCAACCCAGATTCGCCAAAATGGGGCTAATGAGTATTTCAGTGGTTTGGGCTCTGGCTTTTACTATGGCTCCAATATCAATACTGCCGTACCAGTCTCCTTAGGTACGGAAATTAGTGGCGATATGCAATTGAGCAATAAAGAAGTATTGCGTCCATTCTTACGCGTGTCATGGGTTCATGATCTGATGAGTCCAAGTACCATGGCTGCTGCTTATAATCCAAACTACGGCCCAACCTTGTATTCCAATGGAACTCCAAGCATGGGCAATATGGTGGTGATTAAAGGCGGCGCTAAATACAATTTAGGCAATAAGATTAGCGCTTATGCCACGCTTGATCTTGAGCAAGGCAACGGCGCTTACAGCTTTAGAGGAATTGGTGGCTCATTAGGCGCAATGTACAGCTGGTGA
- a CDS encoding YHYH protein, translated as MPTTLSQLATPYTNTSTNIITLSQIPFVQGENSATAFSSEGSVFQMSTNPALDVVGFPGQGTRLFIGNGLPTTPMGNYPVQPNDPAYSYYAALPGGVNPAGTTPATGQPPTGYVNAAAIGISPYPLEGRIPLNPVVSGAYPINSLIVGITLTGAAWHVEKANDASGNYYNPLNALPNDKCYGHPYNQQYHYHSYSWKCFDQGTSGKQSPVYGFALDGFPITGPRGPDGKEWTNADLDICHGRESELDIPDGRGGFTKKLTYHYVLNREYPHSVGCFRGKVNYNQALGPDNPPNTPPGDFGTNPFMKEGFLYQNVASPTSPIRR; from the coding sequence ATGCCGACAACCCTAAGCCAGCTAGCTACACCGTATACGAATACCAGTACAAACATCATTACGCTTTCACAAATTCCTTTTGTTCAAGGGGAAAATAGTGCAACTGCATTTTCTTCAGAAGGTAGCGTTTTTCAGATGTCCACCAATCCAGCGCTAGATGTTGTTGGGTTTCCTGGTCAGGGCACTCGACTATTTATTGGTAACGGATTGCCCACCACTCCGATGGGAAATTATCCAGTCCAGCCTAATGATCCTGCCTATTCTTACTATGCGGCCTTACCTGGCGGTGTGAACCCTGCTGGTACTACTCCAGCCACAGGCCAGCCGCCAACAGGATATGTCAATGCTGCTGCGATTGGAATTTCTCCTTACCCGTTGGAGGGGCGTATTCCCTTAAATCCTGTAGTGAGCGGGGCATACCCAATCAATTCTTTAATTGTGGGTATTACGCTAACTGGCGCAGCATGGCATGTAGAAAAAGCAAATGACGCTAGCGGAAATTACTACAACCCTCTAAATGCTTTACCAAATGACAAGTGTTACGGTCATCCTTACAACCAGCAATATCACTACCATAGCTATTCTTGGAAATGCTTTGACCAGGGTACATCTGGTAAGCAGTCTCCTGTTTATGGATTTGCATTAGATGGCTTTCCAATCACTGGTCCACGCGGACCTGATGGTAAGGAATGGACCAATGCAGATTTAGATATTTGTCATGGAAGAGAATCCGAACTCGACATTCCTGATGGACGCGGCGGATTCACAAAGAAACTCACTTATCACTACGTACTCAATAGAGAGTATCCACACTCAGTCGGTTGCTTTAGAGGCAAGGTGAATTACAACCAGGCGCTTGGGCCTGACAATCCGCCGAACACGCCACCGGGAGATTTTGGTACGAATCCTTTTATGAAAGAGGGCTTCCTCTATCAAAATGTGGCCTCCCCGACTTCCCCAATTCGTCGTTAA